A region from the Gossypium hirsutum isolate 1008001.06 chromosome A08, Gossypium_hirsutum_v2.1, whole genome shotgun sequence genome encodes:
- the LOC107909208 gene encoding uncharacterized transporter C405.03c: MEWKYMVGLVLIICVVIMWVTSAEVTQGVFEDYKHPFVVSYIGTSLLTLYLPLAFFKDFLLKLLRGLQGPQNPSVQQDDKHRINLKTLPDHVIELGTKEESNDIMESQKNDGMLSAMQVVAFGFCMAPIWFATEYLTNAALARTSVANTTLLSSTSGLFTLIFGAILGQDSINAVNVVSVVISITGVAMTAFGDAWWPLNESKPITNNNENHVTVGNLLEMLSAMIYGLFSVLLKKFSGEQGEKVDMQKLFGYIGVFTFVALWWLAWPLTAIGIEPKFTFPRSTNLQEIIIINSFIGNFLSDYFWALGVVWTSPLVASLGVSLTIPIAVLEDMIIHGRQYSVIYMIGAAQVFMGFLIANMPNWILEKLKLRV, from the exons atgGAATGGAAATATATGGTGGGTTTGGTTCTGATTATTTGTGTTGTGATCATGTGGGTTACCTCTGCAGAGGTCACTCAG GGTGTATTTGAAGACTATAAGCATCCATTTGTAGTATCATATATTGGGACCTCCCTCTTGACCCTTTATCTTCCATTAGCATTCTTTAAAGATTTCTTATTAAAGCTTCTTAGAGGTCTCCAAGGCCCTCAAAATCCCTCTGTCCAACAAGACGACAAGCACCGAATCAACCTTAAAACCCTGCCGGATCATGTCATAGAACTTGGTACGAAAGAGGAAAGCAATGATATTATGGAATCCCAAAAGAATGATGGAATGCTTAGTGCAATGCAAGTTGTAGCATTTGGCTTTTGCATGGCTCCCATTTGGTTTGCAACCGAG TATTTAACTAATGCTGCACTGGCAAGAACAAGTGTTGCCAATACAACGTTGTTGTCTTCAACTTCAGGGCTTTTCACTTTAATATTCGGTGCAATTTTGGGACAAGACTCCATTAATGCAGTGAATGTAGTTTCAGTCGTCATTAGCATTACAGGTGTTGCCATGACTGCATTTGGAGACGCATGGTGGCCCCTAAATGAATCAAAACCAATCACTAACAACAA cGAAAACCATGTTACTGTAGGAAATCTTTTGGAAATGCTCTCAGCAATGATTTATGGACTATTTTCAG TTTTGCTTAAGAAATTTTCTGGAGAACAGGGAGAAAAGGTAGACATGCAGAAGTTGTTTGGCTATATTGGAGTATTTACATTTGTTGCGCTTTGGTGGCTTG CATGGCCATTGACTGCTATTGGGATTGAACCAAAGTTCACATTTCCTCGATCGACCAATTTACAAGAGATAATTATCATAAACAGTTTCATTGGGAATTTCCTGTCAGACTATTTTTG GGCATTAGGTGTTGTGTGGACATCCCCTTTGGTTGCTTCGCTTGGTGTTTCACTTACAATACCCATTGCAGTGTTGGAAGACATGATAATACATGGTCGACAATATTCAGTGATTTATATGATTGGCGCAGCTCAG GTATTTATGGGATTTCTAATAGCTAATATGCCAAACTGGATTTTAGAGAAGTTGAAATTAAGAGTTTAA
- the LOC107909210 gene encoding calmodulin-binding receptor-like cytoplasmic kinase 3: MAAFMFSLLLFMQVSRSFASSLEVKLKICGADRLEYSNSFGCELFYLNGNLVDKVLFCKALQFHYAEHCAFEGYMGTDYCELDLSSAELSIGRRKLLREQKKKDDNPEGKKYSASSKVGIAASGIVLTCCVFICPCVYRKKRETASTVLKKEPNSSDSTSPLDVNIHVPHEKVPPNPSVFSVSPNLNRTGSVHLNLAQVTRATRNFSPALQIGEGGFGTVYRAQLDSGQVVAVKRAKKEHFENLQTEFSSEVELLSKIDHRNLVRLLGYVDKGNERLIITEYVPNGTLRDHLDGQRGKILDFNQRLEIAIDVAHGLTYLHLYAEKQIIHRDVKSSNILLTESMRAKVADFGFARLGPMDSDQTHISTKVKGTVGYLDPEYMKTYQLTTKSDVYSFGILLIEILSGRRPVDLRRPVEERVTLRWAFRKFNEGQAVELVDPMMEEAVGAEIIVKMFALAFQCAAPIRHDRPEMKFVGEHLWAIRADFRRSSR, translated from the exons ATGGCTGCTTTTATGTTTAGTCTACTGCTGTTCATGCAAGTATCGAGATCCTTTGCTTCCAGTCTCGAAGTAAAGTTGAAGATTTGCGGCGCTGATCGCTTAGAGTATTCGAATTCATTCGGTTGTGAACTGTTTTATTTGAATGGTAATCTGGTAGATAAAGTTCTGTTCTGTAAGGCCCTGCAGTTTCACTATGCAGAGCATTGTGCGTTTGAAGGTTATATGGGAACTGATTACTGTGAGTTGGACCTTTCATCAG CTGAATTGTCCATAGGAAGAAGAAAATTATTGCGGGAGcaaaagaagaaagatgataatCCGGAGGGGAAGAAATATTCAGCCTCGTCCAAAGTCGGGATAGCAGCATCGGGAATTGTTTTGACATGTTGTGTTTTTATCTGCCCTTGTGTTTataggaaaaagagagaaacCGCCTCTACTGTTCTTAAAAAGGAGCCGAATTCAA GTGATTCAACGTCCCCTTTAGATGTGAATATTCATGTTCCTCATGAAAAGGTTCCTCCTAATCCTTCAGTATTCTCAGTGTCTCCAAACCTCAATAGAACCGGGTCAGTGCATCTCAATCTAGCACAGGTCACCAGAGCTACCCGTAATTTCTCACCAGCTCTACAGATAGGTGAAGGGGGGTTCGGAACTGTCTACAGGGCTCAGCTAGATTCCGGTCAGGTGGTTGCCGTTAAACGAGCAAAGAAG GAACATTTTGAGAATCTGCAAACTGAGTTCAGCAGTGAAGTTGAACTTCTATCCAAGATTGATCATAGGAACCTTGTGAGGCTTCTTGGTTATGTCGATAAAGGAAATGAACGGCTTATTATTACGGAATATGTACCGAACGGTACTCTAAGAGATCATTTGGATG GTCAACGAGGCAAAATCTTGGATTTCAATCAGCGACTTGAAATTGCCATTGATGTTGCTCATGGCCTTACCTATCTCCATCTTTATGCAG AGAAGCAAATTATTCATCGAGATGTGAAGTCATCCAACATTCTTCTTACGGAAAGCATGAGAGCCAAAGTGGCTGATTTTGGATTCGCGAGACTTGGTCCCATGGATTCGGACCAAACACATATTTCAACCAAAGTGAAAGGAACAGTTGGTTACCTTGATCCCGAGTACATGAAAACCTATCAACTCACGACCAAGAGTGATGTGTACTCGTTTGGGATTTTACTTATCGAAATTCTGTCCGGCCGCCGTCCTGTGGATCTAAGGAGACCTGTTGAAGAGCGCGTCACACTTAGATGG GCATTCCGTAAGTTTAACGAAGGACAAGCCGTGGAACTAGTGGATCCTATGATGGAAGAAGCTGTTGGTGCCGAGATAATAGTGAAGATGTTTGCATTGGCATTTCAATGTGCAGCACCCATAAGACACGACCGGCCGGAGATGAAATTCGTGGGAGAACATTTGTGGGCGATAAGAGCCGACTTTCGTAGGAGTTCGAGATGA
- the LOC121204755 gene encoding repetitive proline-rich cell wall protein 2, whose product MDSTKISALLFICMLFISSATPVLGCRSCRKAHPKAKPIKKPHPVKPPIHVKPPVTVPPVTVPPVTVPPIVKPPVTVPPVTVPPVKPPVELPPIAKPPITVPPVTVPPVKPPVELPPIAKPPITVPPVTVPPVKPPVELPPIAKPPITVPPVTVPPVKPPVDLPPIAKPPITVPPVTIPPVTVPPVKPPVDLPPIAKPPITVPPVTVPPVKPPVELPPIAKPPITVPPVTVPPVKPPVDLPPIAKPPITVPPVTLPVPPVTVPPVTVPPVKPPVDLPPIAKPPITVPPVTVPPVKPPVDLPPIAKPPITVPPVTVPPVTVPPVKPPVDLPPIAKPPIAVPPVTVPVPPVTVPPVKPPINLPPVTVPPVTNPPSGKPCPPPPSTRATCPIDTLKLGACVDLLGGAVHVGVGDPVVNACCPVLKGLVELEAAVCLCTTLKLKLLNLKIYAPIALQLLISCGKTPPPGYTCSL is encoded by the coding sequence ATGGATTCCACTAAAATCTCAGCTCTTCTTTTTATTTGCATGCTTTTCATTTCCTCAGCTACTCCAGTTCTTGGTTGTCGTTCATGTCGTAAAGCACATCCCAAGGCTAAGCCTATTAAAAAGCCCCATCCTGTGAAACCCCCAATCCATGTAAAACCACCGGTTACAGTCCCTCCGGTCACTGTCCCACCAGTGACAGTCCCTCCAATAGTAAAACCACCAGTTACAGTCCCACCAGTGACTGTTCCTCCTGTGAAGCCACCAGTTGAACTCCCTCCGATTGCAAAACCACCCATTACAGTCCCACCAGTGACTGTTCCTCCTGTAAAGCCACCTGTTGAACTCCCTCCGATTGCAAAACCACCCATTACAGTCCCACCAGTGACTGTTCCTCCTGTGAAGCCACCAGTTGAACTCCCTCCGATTGCAAAACCACCCATTACAGTCCCACCAGTGACTGTTCCTCCTGTAAAGCCACCTGTTGATCTCCCTCCAATTGCTAAGCCACCCATTACGGTTCCACCAGTGACCATCCCTCCAGTGACTGTTCCTCCTGTTAAGCCACCTGTTGATCTCCCTCCAATTGCAAAGCCACCCATTACAGTTCCACCAGTGACTGTTCCTCCTGTGAAGCCACCAGTTGAGCTCCCTCCAATTGCAAAGCCACCCATTACAGTCCCACCAGTGACTGTTCCTCCTGTGAAGCCACCAGTTGACCTCCCTCCAATTGCAAAACCGCCCATCACAGTCCCTCCAGTGACCCTCCCAGTCCCTCCAGTTACTGTCCCTCCAGTGACTGTTCCTCCTGTAAAGCCACCAGTTGACCTCCCTCCAATTGCAAAACCACCCATCACAGTCCCACCAGTGACTGTTCCTCCTGTGAAGCCACCAGTTGACCTCCCTCCAATTGCAAAACCACCCATCACAGTCCCTCCAGTAACTGTCCCTCCAGTGACTGTTCCTCCCGTAAAGCCACCAGTTGACCTCCCTCCAATTGCAAAACCACCCATCGCAGTCCCACCAGTGACCGTCCCAGTCCCACCAGTGACTGTTCCTCCTGTGAAACCACCTATCAACCTTCCCCCAGTAACAGTGCCACCAGTTACTAACCCACCAAGTGGGAAACCCTGCCCACCTCCACCATCAACCAGGGCCACTTGCCCCATCGACACACTGAAGTTGGGTGCTTGTGTGGACCTACTAGGAGGGGCTGTCCACGTTGGTGTCGGTGACCCTGTCGTAAATGCATGCTGCCCGGTCCTTAAGGGACTTGTTGAACTCGAAGCTGCTGTGTGCTTATGCACCACCCTCAAGCTCAAACTCCTCAATCTCAAGATTTATGCACCCATTGCTCTTCAGCTTCTCATCAGTTGTGGGAAAACTCCCCCTCCCGGTTACACTTGCTCTCTCTAG